In Gadus chalcogrammus isolate NIFS_2021 chromosome 11, NIFS_Gcha_1.0, whole genome shotgun sequence, a single window of DNA contains:
- the npc1l1 gene encoding NPC1-like intracellular cholesterol transporter 1 — protein sequence MARVTTFIIFLACFVLSEGQVQPGQCAFYEECGKNPSIENPLIPPIVPCLSYTPARALKGAHYQKLKSVCPMLDRGENATLACCSIKQLRSLELSLTLSKAVLIRCPSCAENFAHLHCINTCSPNQTQTVNVTETRNVTHLGTNVKVVIGYQAYLSTAFAEGSFKSCQNVRIPATGGFAISTMCGRYGAKLCTAQRWYDFQGDSSNGLAPLDIDFKLIPPGVTAGVPAGMVPYNGRTLRCNETTPTGGESCSCQDCQESCPLMPPPVMPAGPFRLMGTDGFLVISILLLCLLLVAFLLYLLVSCWVNAKEKQDKERWTGKTSAKDQNGNTVTQPLIDPSEVSCTDKNSLAAQEFLGSLFQSWGTLMASHPLKVLLAAAIVVAVFATGLMYIELTTDPVELWSAPNSRARKEKDFHDKYFDPFFRTNQLILTAPGRKGHIYDSLLFGRQNFSGILEKDLLTQLLALQTRIQNIEFWSSDLNRTATLKDVCFAPLNPSNPGMTDCAVNSLLQYFQNNVTNLNAKVNMTELGVTKEVDWRDHFIYCVNSPLSFKDITDLGMSCMADYGAPVFPFLAVGGYENEDFTNAEALILTFSLNNYNRDDPRFNVALEWEQIFLNIVQEYQRDPSNNFTFAYMAERSLEDEINRTTSEDIPIFMISYLVIFIYIAVALGEYTSFKRILVDSKFLVGLGGILVVGCSVLASMGFYAWIGIPSSLIILQVVPFLVLAVGADNIFIFVLEHQRDVRRLGETREMQIGRVLGNVAPSMLLCSVSESICFFLGALSTMPAVKSFALYAALAVLMDFLLQMTAFVALLSLDARRQDSNRCELVCCVRVGTRRPMKPNEGLLMPLMRKYYAPVLLHPVSRVVVMVVFVIMFCCSIFLMFHVTVGLDQELAMPQGSYMLEYFKYLYKYFEVGIPTYFVTTKGFNFTSAAGMDAVCSSVGCDQFSLTQKIQYATEYPELSYLAVPANSWVDDFIDWLNPGSKCCRLYTLGSETGNFCPASESAWLCGKRCIKAPANGVVRPSVEQFNRFLPDFLGNRPDLQCPKGGLGAYDKAVIRDESGEIIATRFMAYHTSLTNSQEFTKALEKTRELAHNITLGMREVPGTAPDFEVFPYTVTYAFYEQYLTIVPEGLFNISLCLLPTFVVCCLLLGMDLRSGLLNLFTIIMITVDTVGIMTLWGIDYNAVALINLVTAVGISVEFVSHLTRSFALSIQLTHIERAKEATATMGSAVLAGVAMTNLPGIIVLAFAKAQLIQIFFFRLNLIITLLGMAHGLIFLPVLLSYFGPGVNKAVLLKIQQSEEKARQERETNKNAHGHHNGHPNGHPNGHHNQGYEHGEKPDLPSLTKPSTAEGTQEGESLSYF from the exons ATGGCCCGTGTGACGACGTTTATCATTTTCCTCGCATGTTTT GTCCTGTCTGAGGGGCAGGTGCAGCCCGGACAGTGCGCATTCTACGAGGAATGTGGCAAGAACCCCTCAATCGAGAACCCCCTCATCCCACCCATCGTTCCCTGCCTCAGCTACACCCCTGCGCGAGCCCTCAAGGGTGCCCACTACCAGAAGCTCAAATCG GTGTGCCCGATGTTGGACCGTGGAGAGAACGCGACCCTTGCCTGTTGCTCCATTAAGCAGCTCCGGTCCCTGGAGCTGAGCCTGACCCTGTCCAAGGCGGTGCTCATTCGCTGCCCCTCCTGTGCGGAAAACTTTGCCCATCTGCACTGCATCAACACATGCAGCCCCAACCAGACCCAGACAGTGAACGTCACAGAAACCAGAAACGTCACCCACCTGGGGACGAACGTGAAAGTGGTGATTGGCTACCAGGCCTACCTCTCCACCGCCTTCGCAGAGGGATCCTTCAAGTCTTGCCAGAATGTCCGGATCCCTGCCACTGGAGGATTTGCCATCAGTACCATGTGTGGTCGCTATGGCGCCAAGCTGTGTACCGCCCAGCGGTGGTACGACTTCCAGGGTGACTCCAGCAACGGTCTGGCCCCTCTAGACATCGATTTCAAACTGATACCGCCGGGAGTCACAGCGGGGGTGCCCGCAGGCATGGTGCCATACAACGGGCGGACCCTGAGGTGTAACGAGACCACACCGACGGGGGGAGAGTCCTGCTCCTGCCAGGACTGCCAGGAGTCGTGCCCGCTGATGCCCCCACCGGTCATGCCCGCCGGACCCTTCCGCCTGATGGGCACAGACGGCTTCCTGGTGATCTCCATCCTGCTGCTGTGCCTCCTGCTCGTCGCCTTCCTGCTCTACCTGCTGGTGTCCTGCTGGGTGAACGCTAAGGAGAAGCAGGACAAGGAGCGCTGGACAGGGAAGACGAGTGCCAAGGACCAGAATGGGAACACGGTGACCCAGCCCCTCATCGATCCCTCCGAGGTTTCGTGTACGGACAAAAACAGCCTGGCTGCTCAGGAGTTCCTGGGCTCTCTGTTTCAGTCCTGGGGAACCCTAATGGCCTCGCATCCACTCAAG GTGCTCCTTGCTGCAGCCATAGTGGTGGCCGTCTTTGCCACAGGCCTTATGTACATCGAACTCACCACTGATCCCGTCGAGCTGTGGTCTGCTCCAAACAGCAGGGCCCGCAAAGAAAAGGACTTCCATGACAAGTACTTTGACCCATTCTTCCGGACCAACCAGCTGATTCTGACAGCCCCCGGCAGAAAGGGACACATATATGACTCCCTGTTGTTTGGGAGGCAAAACTTCAGTGGCATCCTCGAGAAAGATCTCCTAACTCAGCTGTTGGCGCTGCAGACAAGAATACAA aATATTGAGTTCTGGTCATCGGACCTTAACCGAACCGCGACACTGAAGGATGTGTGTTTTGCACCGTTGAACCCAAGCAACCCCGGGATGACCGACTGTGCGGTCAACAGTCTGTTGCAGTACTTCCAGAACAATGTAACCAATCTCAACGCAAAGGTTAACATGACAGAATTAGGAGTAACCAAAGAAGTGGACTGGAGGGACCACTTTATCTACTGTGTCAA CTCCCCCCTGTCTTTTAAAGACATCACTGACCTGGGTATGAGCTGTATGGCCGACTATGGGGCACCAGTCTTCCCGTTCCTCGCGGTCGGAGGCTACGAGA ACGAAGACTTCACGAACGCAGAAGCTCTCATTCTGACCTTCTCCCTCAACAACTACAATCGGGACGACCCCCGGTTCAATGTGGCCCTGGAGTGGGAGCAAATCTTCCTCAACATCGTCCAAGAATACCAACGGGACCCCAGCAACAACTTCACATTTGCCTACATGGCGGAG AGGTCGCTGGAGGATGAGATCAACAGAACAACCTCGGAGGACATCCCCATCTTCATGATCAGCTACCTCGTCATCTTCATATACATCGCTGTGGCGCTGGGGGAGTACACGTCCTTCAAACGCATACTG GTGGACTCCAAGTTCCTGGTGGGTCTGGGGGGCATCTTGGTGgtgggctgttccgtgctggccTCCATGGGCTTCTATGCCTGGATAGGCATCCCATCCTCCCTGATCATCCTGCAAGTGGTGCCCTTCCTGGTTCTGGCTGTGGGCGCCGACAACATCTTCATCTTTGTGCTGGAGCAccag AGAGATGTGCGGAGGCTTGGCGAGACCCGAGAAATGCAGATCGGGCGAGTTCTGGGAAATGTTGCTCCCAGCATGCTCCTGTGTAGTGTATCAGAGTCCATCTGCTTCTTCCTAG GGGCTCTGTCCACCATGCCGGCGGTCAAGTCCTTCGCTCTGTACGCCGCCCTGGCCGTGCTGATGGACTTCCTGCTCCAGATGACCGCCTTCGTGGCGCTGCTGTCCCTGGACGCCCGGCGCCAGGACAGCAACCGCTGCGAGCTGGTGTGCTGCGTCCGCGTGGGAACGCGCCGGCCCATGAAGCCCAACGAGGGGCTGCTGATGCCCCTGATGAGGAAGTACTACGCCCCCGTCCTCCTGCACCCCGTCAGCAGGGTTGTGGTG ATGGTGGTGTTTGTGATCATGTTCTGCTGCTCTATATTCCTGATGTTCCACGTGACGGTGGGACTGGATCAGGAGCTGGCCATGCCTCAG GGTTCCTACATGCTGGAGTATTTCAAGTACTTGTACAAGTACTTTGAGGTGGGCATCCCGACCTACTTTGTGACCACCAAGGGATTCAACTTCACCAGCGCTGCTGGCATGGACGCAGTTTGTTCCAGCGTGGGCTGTGATCagttctctctcacacagaagATACAGTACGCCACTGAATATCCTGAACT GTCCTACTTGGCTGTGCCTGCTAATTCCTGGGTGGATGACTTTATTGACTGGCTGAATCCCGGTTCTAAATGTTGTCGACTGTACACCCTGGGCTCAGAAACTGGGAACTTCTGCCCCGCAAGTGAAT CCGCATGGCTTTGTGGGAAGAGGTGTATAAAGGCCCCAGCGAACGGAGTGGTGAGGCCCTCCGTGGAGCAGTTCAACCGCTTCCTACCAGACTTCCTGGGCAACAGGCCGGACCTGCAGTGTCCCAAGGG TGGTCTTGGGGCGTATGACAAGGCTGTGATCAGAGACGAGAGCGGAGAGATTATAG CAACGCGGTTCATGGCGTACCACACGAGCCTGACCAACTCGCAGGAGTTCACCAAGGCGCTGGAGAAGACGCGGGAGCTGGCCCACAACATCACCCTGGGCATGAGGGAGGTTCCGGGAACGGCGCCGGACTTCGAGGTCTTCCCCTACAC ggtgACGTACGCCTTCTACGAGCAGTACCTGACCATCGTGCCCGAGGGCCTGTTCAACATCTCGCTGTGCCTGCTGCCCACCTTCGTGGTGTGCTGCCTGCTGCTCGGCATGGACCTGCGGTCGGGCCTGCTCAACCTCTTCACCATCATCATGATCACCGTGGACACCGTGGGGATCATGACCCTGTGGGGCATCGACTACAACGCCGTGGCGCTCATCAACCTGGTCACG GCGGTGGGCATCTCCGTGGAGTTCGTGTCCCACCTGACCCGATCCTTCGCCCTCAGCATCCAGCTGACCCACATCGAGAGGGCCAAGGAGGCCACCGCCACCATGGGCAGCGCG GTGTTGGCCGGCGTGGCCATGACCAACCTGCCGGGTATCATCGTGCTGGCGTTCGCCAAGGCCCAGCTCATCCAGATCTTCTTCTTCCGGCTGAACCTGATCATCACGCTGCTGGGGATGGCTCACGGCCTCATCTTCCTGCCCGTGCTGCTCAGCTACTTCG GTCCCGGCGTGAACAAGGCCGTGCTGTTAAAGATCCAGCAGTCCGAGGAAAAGGCTCGGCAGGAGCGGGAGACGAACAAAAACGCCCACGGCCACCACAACGGCCACCCCAACGGCCACCCCAACGGCCACCACAACCAGGGCTACGAGCACGGAGAGAAACCcgacctcccctccctcaccaaGCCGTCTACAGCCGAAGGAACCCAGGAAGGGGAGAGTCTCAGCTACTTTTAA